gttgtgtctggacaaaatttgggggaaatgttacagtaattaaaggtaggatcttgagtaatttattgtagttgttaaaaaTTTGGTTTGGACTTTAGATGCTATGAATTGCTAATTTTACAATTAATACAGGTCTCACATGtgtttaatattgttaaaaattggGTTCGGACTTTAGATGCTATGAATTGCTAATTTTACAATTAATACAGGTCTCACGTGTTTAATATTTGCAGggatagctctggcactcgccaaattcaccaatagCGAATATTaaaagcagttggcaaattttattttggcgaaataatttcacgTAATAATagacattttttagaaaataactgtttgatttctgcaatgtttaacgtttaatagacaatttggcaaattgttttgctcacccagagttagccctggGTTTGGGATAGTTAGgcctatatatacaataatttaaaaacattttgttctttgtttaaccaacataatgtttgttttgtaaatcgAATATTAGCTTATTGCTACGTTTTGCCtgaaaaattatacattttgaaTATTCTGTGTAAAAGGGTGCTTTTGGAGGAAATTTAGCACAGAATGTGGCATTATGGTACTAAACAATAGTTTTATTCCGTAGACATTCAATTCATTCTTTCACAGTACACTCTTTGAActttataagtattaaaatgctGTATTACTTAATGATCCACtgcaggcctctgaaaattgcacgAATGATCGTTTCAGTCTTGTTTTACACTATTTTTACACTAGTTAACTGTTATCGTTTGTCACTATTCacataatgatatatttgtaaCTGGTTATACAAAATGAAACGAGTTACCTGAAAAATAATTGTGTGACCCATATTTGGGTGACACAAACTTCCAATTTACAGAGGCCTGCTCTGAATGGTTGGAGAGGTTGGCTCCaatacagtttattttttttaataagttagctggattttaaaaagaccgtaagttttttttaatttatttatttttataaatggaatatcctgtgaagtcggcattcttagcctaggtattttacaagcagaagtCGCAATCATCTAACACGacactgaaatcaacagcaacaacatggcgcaaATTGTGAAATTGTTGGGTGTGGggaattactttttttttaaaaagaaaaaaaaagcaattctAACTAACATATAatgattgctatttaaagaaataatgatctctacactaaaaaaaaaaaaaaagctcttAAATTTTTATCttgggggaaaaaaggaagaaaaacaacaacaccctccataaacatccacccacccccatatttctgtatgtttgttagtttaatgtcataggccttagaagttgGGGTGGGTGTACGGGGTACTGGTTTCCAACTTTGAAGATAatgcatcacacacacacatacacacacatacaccccactgaaaaatcaaagtaatatattaattgtcCCTAGctacccccattgctgtctttgattttgatcaggtaATACGGtattgttattcagatttattccattttgtacacaattatttgaaaaagatgcattttcatattcatatataaatactctatacagtactgcgtaaaacaattttggctaaagcattttcaagatggctaataaaaaatccatttggctaatattttggctacaggtattttttttatccagggtgagccctgaataCTGATGGTCTGGAGTTCAAATCCAGACCTTAGCACTTCATCATTTGTAATGCTTAATgtagacccagtgattttctGTGATCGCGGTAAACGGACAGAATTTGTGGAATTCCCGTTGTAAAACAGAGGGTACATTTGGAAacagaattattattttcaacaaaGTTGAAAAACCTATTGCCGTCACACACTGTAATAACTGATGCTTAGTTCCTCTACAGTAagtactttttttaaatggaaaatcattgggtctattaattaataatgccATATTCAGATGCCATATTCAACGCTAATTCAATACTGAATGGAATTTTTGGGTAtgacgctatggaattgaatgcaaccacagtcaacaggggttaTAGGGGGGACCTACCCCAGAAACAAAATGGGgatagggttaagaaaatcatacagtaatgacaaaagtaattaattttgtcaaaaagttaacttcaaaaaataaaatctgcctaaaaatttgggtatggcgtcatacccattttaccctctggcagaactTTCCATTATaaatgtcttgaaataatttgtgCAGCGTCTTTATCATTTAAAAAGACATGTTTTGAGATTGCTTTTGAGTACCCACAAAACATGCCATGaacctgtatatatatttcagtgCAAATAATTTTGCAGCGTTAGCATTTATGCTTAGTTCCCTTGATTGCCATGCTGGtgttcattattcattcatcaCATGTTCAGCACTATCCATTCTGATTGGTAACCCATTTTGTCTTTTAGTTCAAATTTCGAAATTGTCGTCATATTATCATATACTGAGAAACATCATTTAACCTAGTGATCGGTTACCTGTACCACAGCTTATTTCTAGTCTTGGTTTATTTATTCTTAATTTCTACCTGTTTCTGTTATAGGTGACAAAAGTACTGGGTAGGACTGGCTCCCAGGGACAGTGTACTCAGGTCAGTATTAATTAACAAACCTGTcagtattaataaacaaacttgTAATGTCCATGTTCTCACTGCTCCATTTTAGCATTTTTCTGTTGTCCTTTCACATTCTGccaccctcctttatttttctgcgcccctctttattttccccatgtacacaattttttttatcagtgcACACACGACATTAAAGGAAACAAGttgtacgaaaaagcaactgaTGAAAAACTTAAGTAGCTTACAACAGTTACAgtaatgtaatttaacatttttaacagcctctatttttgtcccatacctttatccatttgtatgtttgcgACACAcaattaaagttataatttatttgagcaatgaaaatgttatgttttatcTATTTGGCAATCTCCAactaaaaaaatactaattggGTGCCAAATTTGTCATGTGATCAGAACAGTCTTTTGTGTCCACTATTCTCCCTCTggtattttgtcctcaattgtaGATTTCATTGGTTGGAActggtgatttttattttccattattggggccattcaaatattatgtaacgctCAAGGGTGGGTGTAGGTGAAAATGATATGTGGCATtacaggggtggggtgggtgtgtggatATATTTAACAGCGTTACAGTGAAACCCGCTTAACTGCATACCCTAATAGCCCAATAAAAAAAGTCGGGCCTTAATAAAttcaagggaagtaactcttgtAAACCTGACAATTTTATTACGAAGTTACAAGTACATATGCAtgtataaagaaaaacaaaacatcaataaaacatttgtacatgtaataaacaatgtattttaCAACTACATGGGGTTAATATATTGCTTGCACGTTTACTACTTGCTAAAAAAGTCATTTATTTTCCTTCTGGCTGACTGAATTTCTAACGCTAATAGTTTCCTGAATATGTGTTTCGAATGCATAAAAAATGTCACAGTTCAGCACACCATGACACTCCAAATATCCGTCTCAGTGCCTTTACTCCCATAAGTACACCGGATGCAGTAAGCACAGGTTCATCActgtcatcgtcatcatcatcgctaTCTTCTGGCACTTCAAGCTCACACGGTTTAGCCTGCAAAACATCGACACAAATCTCCTCGTCGGCTCGCATTCCAATACATTGTAGGTTATAGTCAATGTTCACATACGTGTCAAACTCTGATTGGTCGATTCCGTCTGGCGGTGTGATGTCACTCGACGTTGTTTCTTCGTTTCCACTGTTATGATCAGCTAACTGGAATCCGGCTTTCCGATAACAGTTCActaatgtttcttttttcactTGACCCCATGATTTGTTCAGCATATATATTGCGTCTAACACTGATTTTCTTTACAAACGTATTGGCCTGTATGTCTTGACCACTGTCAATTTCCGTCACAATGCGATTCACGATCTGTTGTCTGTAGAAATACTTTAGGTTGTGAATGATCCCTTGGTCACACGGCTGGATGCATGATGTAGTGTTGAGAGGCAGGAAAATAAGTTTCAAGTTTTTTAGCTTTGCATCAACATCTGCTGAGTGCGCAGAACAGTTGTCGACAAGAcaatttttctcttttcttttcgcATCTCTGTCCAAATCACAACACCACTGTCTAAATAAGACCCCTGCCATCCATGCATTTGCGTTGTTTTGATAATCAACAGGAATGTCTGTTACTCCACGAAAACAGCGTGGGTTTTTACTTTTCCCAATCACCATTAAGTGTCTTTTATCTGTCCCAGACATGTTACAGGCGACGAGAGCCgtaattctttctttctgttttttcccACCACTTAATTTTTCACTTTTGTAAATTAAGGTGCCATCTGGAATTGCTCGGAAATATATTCCAGTCTCATCTGCATTGTACACATCGTCTGGCAATTTTGGAAGTTGTTCCTTCATCCAGTTGTCTGCGGCCGGCAAATCTGCATCGTTTTTCTCTCCATGAGCTTTTTTGTAAACTATGCAGTTTCTTTCCTCCCATCTGCATAGCCACCCGTTCGTTAGTTTGAAATCAGGTTTATTCAGCGTTTCAGCCAGTTTCTTTGCTTTTTCTTCCAAAATTGGTCCTGAAAGTGGAACATCGTGACTGCAACCTTCTGTAAACCATGTTTTTAAAGCTGTTTCTACATCGGCATCTTTTCCAGTACGACGTCTTTTTCTGTCCAGATTTTCATTCCGTTCCCACTGCAAACAGATTTCGGATTTCTTTGCTGCTATGCGTGAAACCTGGGACTGAAATTCCCAAATGTCTAGCGATGTCAGATTGAGAAACATTTTTATCAAGCTCTTCGATAACACCTATTTTTTTGGGAGAGAGACAAATCAGTTCGTTTTCATTTCACACTAATTTTCGTAATGAATGCATTGCGTGCATTGGGTCTAATGCGTTCATTGCACAGACTGCGCAATCGATATGATAGGTCTACTCATTATGTACGTGTTTGTTTAAGTAATAAACATctaattttaaacaagacaagGGAGATAACGATATCTATCGCATATGTTAGTTTCCCTCCTCAAGTAAAGGTTTTAATTAATCGAGAGTGATCACTTCCACTACAGGTGCAAACAGTCGTGCCGGCTATTATACTTGCGGCAATGTATTCAGCATGATCACGGTGCGGTCTTGgctttaaaacaatacaatttgTTATTCAGGGCCAGTTGGCAGATAAGCCACCAATTAATCAATTAACTGTTTGGCACGTGAAATTCAGTGTTTTTGCTATGACAATAAGCAGGATATGTTAATAACAGGTAGTCGATTATCCGGGTGTTTTTGTACAAGTGGCTATGTAAATGGAACGGTGCAGGGACTTCCTATGTTTATAGCAGGGCTATTCTATTTAGCGGGTCGTGGTAGgccgtcggtctacaggctggtaggtactgggttcggatcccagtcggggcatggaatttttaatccagataccgactccaaaccctgagtgagtgctccgcaaggctcaatgggtaggtgtaaaccacttgcaccgaccggtgatccataactggttcaacaaaggccatggtttgtgctatcctgcctgtgggaagcgcaaataaaagatcccttgctgctaatcggaaagagtagcccgcgtagtggcgacagcgggtttcctctcaaaatctctgtggtccttaaccatatgtctgacgccgtataaccgtaaataaaatgtgttgagtgcgtcgttaaataaaacatttctttctttctttctatttagcGGTATGCAAATAAGTGGGTTGCACTGTACTGCATAAACACCCTGTCACAGTGACAATGTTTAACATAGGTGATTATAGCTagcattatggtagccccactcccatggctagtaatattcagtgttgggctagtaaataactactattgccatgcccgatggctagtgaattgggttttttttatcaaatgttgcagttagtctattttgaaaatatgaaaaaaacaaagaaagaaatgtttcatttaacaacacactcaacacattttatttacagttatatggttaaggaccacacagattttgagaggaaacccgctgtcgccactacgtgggttactctttccgattagcagcaagggatcttttatttgcgcatcccacaggcaggatagcacaaaccatggcctttgttgaaccagttatggatcactggtcagtgcaagtggtttacacctacccattaagccttgcggagcactccttcagtgtttggagtctgtatctggattaaaaatctcatgcctcgactgggatccgaacccagtacctaccagcctgtagaccgatggcctaatcacgacgccactgaggctggtttgtaaatatgaatatcgtGCCCCCATCCTAAGCCTCAATTGTTAGTgctccagtggtaaagcgttcacttgatgcttggtcagtctaggatcgatccccatcagtgggcctatttggctatttcccgtcccagccagtgctccacaactagtgtaacaatgaCTGTGgtatgtctatgggatggtgcatatgaaagatcctttgctgctaatcgaaaagagtagcccatgaagtggcgacagcgggtttcctctctcaatatgtgtggtccataaccatatgtctgacgccatataaccgtaaataaaatgtgttgagtgcgtcgttaaataaaacatttctttctttgatcccATCAGATATCCAAAAATCCTGGATGAATCcctgtatttgttttatcacaGTATTGTgctatgtttttattttcattgacatgtaaattgtcatcatttttaattatattttatgtttaggtCCGAGTGGAGTTTTTGGACGACACAAATCGTTCCATCATCAGAAATGTCAAAGGGCCAATCAGAGAGGGCGATATTTTAACATTGCTGGAATCTGAAAGAGAGGCTAGAAGATTACGCTAGcctgaaaaacatttttactctGTGAGTATCTTTAAACTAGTTGCTTCTGTTTTGCACCTAAACTGAAGTATTTGATCGACATCTTTCTTTACCAAGTCAAGCAGTTTGGCCCTTTAATTTTATGGTTAGTTTGCATATACCTTACATTCTCAGGTAGGAAGTAAATGCTATGtttagaaattattttttaaaatatggttgGTTCAAAAAACTTTAATGTGTTTAATTGCTAATACAGTACTTTATCAATGCTACATATTTGGAATAAATAAAGGGTATTtcgtgttttttgtcaaatatgatttatatctcatcaaataaagtttgcaatcatatctcacaagTCGTGCAAGTGCCAGATGAGtatgatatgattgcaaacttcacttttatttcattgacattttaagatatttcactaaatgttgtaTAATAAATTGTACTAGATGTTGATGTAGCTTCTATCAATAAGTCTTGGATTAAGTATTTTTAAGTAATTTTCCAGTATCATTTAATGACAGCCAGCTAGCATGTAGTGTTGATATACTCATGTCTTTGTAATTGGTTTTAGTTTTAACTCTTTATTTGGATCACTGAAACAGCGATATGGTAAACATAGGAAAACTTCATCTATACTTTGCGAAATAAGCGAAATAACAGTTTAGTATTAACTAAGGGAGAATACTAGTTACAATGTTAATTTTTCTTTAGCGTATATAGTTCTCTCCCTTGGATAATGGGTCCAGGcaaacattttaacatattgtaACAACTTGTGGTTAACATATTATAACAACTTGTGGAAATAATGTGACCTTCAATATAATTTTTCTGTTAGGCCTACTAgtaatcaaattaattttttttcccaGAAATATTCAAACAGTGATGATTGAGAAGAAGACTTCACAAGTGGACACGATCAGTTGTAGGCTGcaaaatgtgttattaaaaagaCAAATGTGAAGAATTTTAAGTCTTTGttccatttgttttcattaatacaAAGTATTGTGTATGTTGATACCATTCACTCATTtgaggcccgtaggaacgatatctagAGTTGGGGGGACCAAAGTTTCATGGGTTTGGTGCTGTGCACAAGTCGCTTTTTATTATGTGCACATCTAtgatgggttgtattatggtGTGGcgttgtccggaccatatcttgcatacaaatGCATACAGGACCGTCAGACCTcccatgtaggaacaacttgggatggtggttggttcaaaacaaactgttcatccatccaattGCAAcattttcacataattagactttaatcatacccataacattttcattaatcTAGATGTTTTTCTCCAGATGGgaatatcatgtacctcactggtactcttgtcTACATTTCTAAGAAtaggacaatttttttttcacttattagTTCTtattagtggggggggggggcatgataCATAGGCGATGAGGCTCCTGTTTTTGTATGGGTGGGAGGGGGCAGGCtcgtttttgcccaaattaaactcGATTGCCCAAAtcgataatatttattaattttagcaTTACTTCCAAACAGCAATATAGGGTAGCACATGAATCACTATGCAGTTTTATTGgttttacaactaattttgagtgtaGAATGACGGTAATGCATTGTAAAAAGGTCtggttacttttttttattattattattaaatagtccgatcctctctttctcttatttaattttggactgtcctaaaatgctccaaattatataaatatccgtcgagcagtcaattcttttttatttttggtttgtaacctttttcgttttttatttattctatttgctattttcaaaattctgcccattttcaaccccccctccatcccaatcttatcggaggtcgactctggataggcgtgttcgaaaccctagtggtatatgggcacgttaaactagttataatcatcatcatcattatctggTTGGCACATTTTgcccagattttaatttttgctccagcactagggtgGCAATTGTCCTCGACTTGTTCCAGGCCTCCCAGACCACCTATATTTCCTGTTTTtcctatatatttttaataggaatcctataaaactcctatattgagattcatttcctatattttactcaattgctttgccaaaatgccaatgaataaaatatgttactgaGTTATATTCGCAGTAAAAGGCAGCCGAagatgctttgaatgtgcacCAACTTTCATATTATCATAGATACTGGCATGCACTGCAGGCAAGCCTTGGTATATATTTGTtcagttgaaaattaacatgaaaaccatgccagcagggccagttgaagaaaactcttatggcccttctcaaattcaactagctctccaatttaactgcacatccaaaatcaaaactagaatgttcttggttgaataataatcatgtatatagTCCATTTGCTTTGAatggaaaccgatgaattggcatgtaacttcatgatgaataaagttaaaattcacattaaaaacattaacttttaaacccataccaatccaaatcacattaattaaagagaaaaaaaaaagtccagtATAAATAAGTTACTTTAAAAGTTACCATTAAATGATAGAAATTAAATAGAATTTTTAATGCAGGgattcaacaaaaaaaaagctagaacagccaaggtatgcagcttgacttgcattgtctctgaagtaatcgataatgcaatacaaagagaataaaggtagaactgcggtTGTTTTAGTATGTTAGTCTGGGAATGACACTCTTCTTGTGCACCTGTGAGAGGTGGTTCAATATGGAGaactctccagtaaaggatctccttgggtTGGCTATCCTaaagacgaggcactagataaagattcGTGGAATcgtccactattttgccaaatacccaaatcgactgcattgtgcagagatcgGCCCTGATCTCGTATTACggtttttgtcgttcagattacgtTGGATTTATTCTAtgcagttttataaatacatagtttttatttacactgaatgttTTACCCAAAAAAACGTTATTTCAGATGATAtgggtttacaatttaataaattaatgttttaatatgaattttacgTAACATGCCAGTTAACTGATTTGAAATAATCTATGTAGTAATGgaacatttcattttgttagTTTGAGttaaaagtacatataatagaataatataagctaattaaatacgATTAATTTGTACCATAATATTGAATGTCAAAAGGTAGGTCTGCTAaataattatggcgtatccagtccattaatccgacaacttaaaaaaaaaaaaaacatggtgtGTTTGCAATACATTTTgagctatatttttttaaagccttGGACCAAAATCTCAGAAGCTGAGACAGTCTGGTAAGTCTGgcgttgtcaaaatatagaacatgttctataatgttgtctgttgccagatctgtaatTTGCACCAGCACAATAGCGGTGTGTTTTTTCACCTGGTACCATATTCGCCAGACTCTAAAATCAATGGTTGCCCAACGAACTACCTTTGTGAAATTCATAGTCGCCCATAACCAATAAAGGTTGCTACAGGCAACCGAGTGATTGCtaattttctattttgtttgttgAGGTAATACATGGTATCTTGTGTACATATGCAAGGTAACAGCATAACAGTAATGTAAATGTCTAGAAATCCGTGTAAAATGCCTGTAATCATGAGAATCTGTCCAAAttttcctataaaactcctatatttgacCTCCGAATGCCTATAAAACCTATATTTTGGTATGCAAAttcctatattttaatatgtacaagtagggcggcgtcgtggttaggccatcggtctacagactggtaggtactgggttcggatcccagtcgaggcatgagatttttaatccagataccgactccaaatcctgagtgagtgctccgcaaggctcaatgggtagatttaaaccacttgcaccgaccagtgatccataattggttcaacaaaggccatggtttgtgctatcctgcctgtgggaagcgcaaataaaagatcctttgctgctaatcggaaagagtagcccatgtagtggcgacagcgggtttcctctcaaaatctgtgtggtccttaaccatatgtctgctgccatataaccgtaaataaaatgtgttgagtgcgttgttaaataaaacatttctttcttttgtacaAGTGGCTGGGAGGCCTGTGTACGCTTATAGTGGGTTCTGTGCCACCCCAGTAACGTCCGGCGTGCATTTTACAcatttgagctatttctcgttccagccagtgaaccccaagtggtatatcaaacgtcgtggtatgtgctatcctgtctgagatgatgcataaaaaagatgctttgctgcattaggaaaagtaaactgtcctggacggaggaagtGGCTGAGGCCGgttcttgtgcccaggacaggcatgcactacaactgcttgctctgaatgtgcatgttaaacaattttccattccGTTAGGTAAAGTGGGTTTTATCTGGTGATTACttgtcataattaccaattgacatccaatagccgatgattaattaatgtgcctcagtggtgtcgttaaacaagacaaactttacaCATTTGCGTAAATATTTGCCACTAAGAaagttgtatatataaaaaaaattgacttcTTTTGACGTTTTTATATCTGCTCTTGAAATTCTTTAGAGATGCATAGTTTAAATCATTCTCGGGTGGTGGGAATAAAGGACTTTGCCCATGATATTTGGTATGAGAATCATGTATGACTGAATAGTATCTTGTGACGGAGTTACTGGCATAGTCTGTAGTTCATATGATGGTGAGGTGGGGGGAAACACGCCAGTAAGGGAACTTGTGAGGAATGATCTTTTtgtcctttttcttttttgctaGTCTGTCTCCTGGTATTGAGAGACGAATGCTAGTTTTGGACTACTTTCTTCAAATATCCAAAATATACACCTCATGGTCTTTTTAGATTTTGTGTACATGGAAGTAATCGAAAGAGCAAGACTCCATCCTTCCACATATACAAATACGCATACTCGCACAATAAACTTATCACATACCACACATTTAGACCCGTACTACAGCATTGTAGTGCATGTATTCAAGGTGGGTCACATGGGTCTCGTAACCTCTCCTTTG
The sequence above is drawn from the Gigantopelta aegis isolate Gae_Host chromosome 6, Gae_host_genome, whole genome shotgun sequence genome and encodes:
- the LOC121374801 gene encoding tigger transposable element-derived protein 6-like, with protein sequence MFLNLTSLDIWEFQSQVSRIAAKKSEICLQWERNENLDRKRRRTGKDADVETALKTWFTEGCSHDVPLSGPILEEKAKKLAETLNKPDFKLTNGWLCRWEERNCIVYKKAHGEKNDADLPAADNWMKEQLPKLPDDVYNADETGIYFRAIPDGTLIYKSEKLSGGKKQKERITALVACNMSGTDKRHLMVIGKSKNPRCFRGVTDIPVDYQNNANAWMAGVLFRQWCCDLDRDAKRKEKNCLVDNCSAHSADVDAKLKNLKLIFLPLNTTSCIQPCDQGIIHNLKYFYRQQIVNRIVTEIDSGQDIQANTGNEETTSSDITPPDGIDQSEFDTYVNIDYNLQCIGMRADEEICVDVLQAKPCELEVPEDSDDDDDDSDEPVLTASGVLMGVKALRRIFGVSWCAEL